In the genome of Dermacentor andersoni chromosome 3, qqDerAnde1_hic_scaffold, whole genome shotgun sequence, one region contains:
- the LOC126520917 gene encoding uncharacterized protein, with translation MEAVRRRQGPIKMDHEEEEDVDDPQQDSRSGHSTESEEATDQSSGSPSSEGSPKHDDEMGEVSQDNTDDNTDVDDGHEPLNEIRDGEFQFQVQSFHIVTVNARQGKKQFKCDVCTGTYQHAFSLKRHFLRTHVNYKYLSEADITNCNINLNLVRQLREESDSLLGTALGESKFLGLYRCHLCSALFDVRDELKAHVSSHVDDNGQKGFSCGHCEMTFTHRQNLVRHQSVHSGEKQFFCKHCDKSFPNPANRRRHEKIHESSDLPFPCSFCAASFDHGVHLQKHLRKHHPEHYYPCEFCSKFFLEEGQLKKHRATHRAPIEGSKGCKPPEAHAVFRRKRVKGCESENKYLCSICKRRFTTFISLRQHKISAHAAVQQEKRTRSLQPRKEPISVRSRSAKPAVKELSEEEFYMTIAHRISENLLYHLDGKSTQLNIKHDPCAFPEEKSEKATVQYSIHNFPAAFDITQMMQIYSNRVPSSNHGMSNDGSDNSEETESIFLGGSQQDHSWPQKSNGVANFRSQKAGENVIGRNIPVTFICSVCASKFSSRKAIDEHKINNHPNVVCTHVEVEGENEVPPELCWTFTSPVGFLQSNTATMRADPVSAQENLVCTKCSSSFTSRVDLHQHILDCGTNSGFQKQLTRGYSVHSRLGCSVRQLSVTSREVQGKGKKRPHISESPFAEAKRAKAGVCSPQNDEQALDLKMHSGNTPAQSVPDMVVEDDKSSVEKQEDAVKQVESTGHTEKTDDDVSVSQYAGGEHETIVLGTAVESAGADTEKVEESDTCAVQLDTAVVHDSDNMQQSSPEELVVSATSNHTHEAALVVEKTNEMPPSVPESSIKDDVLPQLREDSCEEVKAESDQFEFADIEQAPSPIFGEGRRVLRSKTAAASNATGGASSTLVNSHTCSTCKRSFTYLASLKKHLRDICPNKKVAGQKVVKRRKAAKISRKESTSSEIQTCTEPVQDDTDMKKESTETASSGLLSSVTFPEEADTSGLELLANASIERAAPSCPSGTSWSPSSCPVNAPPSTLQTKEPENKVLAAPPRRLRGKERLDDATSEACDVDHKPDIRPHSQEHTCPYCLHSFAYLSNYRKHLREVCLLKKKAKQNGDGNESVFSAKTAGSDESRSLVDRADGPSTITMSFKGRIENSVINLLRNQSKQVELIGAKAAAVKDQPGGANHSSPNFMTFSCPVCHKIFLSYVKMLQHRLSHKLQTDEPSVKEEKADVPDAPDSHDVEMPSADDAGQGLDNVRRSDRIHSSTSTSIVKTDEDQRFDEILVGVRGGEGVENDALEEELKREEHNYAVSLAELDSLPDEDDGEDAAEGEETKESPSPVEVALSEANTETKPTVTAKKTGTGKKSPASENGSKPSAKEKVRRGMRRLSGRASKTTSRDKQLFLNETHTTALECLPNASSMEQAAPSGAASSGTADQPLYNVQPKEFESKNLAAARGKPKREEPSYISGRSGHHKHEIKRNAQEHTCPYCLHPFVHLSNYRKHIREACLLKKKKNKRNEDGNEAVIRQRTTGADDSHSLERADCPAATNMSLKEPVENSVINMLRNQSKQVELIGAQAAAVKDQPCGANQSPPNFMTFSCTVCHKIFLSYVKMLQHRLSHKLQTDEPSEKEEKTDGTDAVAGVEMSSVAVARHSLGSGGQVGHAATAVLVVKTGEKCFNDTVSAQGTEGVESSVVQGKFEREDPNCVVSLAELNSLPDEDDGEDEGEKKEDSLSPSEKGLSETTTEKAARATRKSSAGKKRPRSEHASSKDKVQRKISGRVLKTTSRRQH, from the exons ATGGAAGCCGTAAGACGACGACAGGGGCCCATCAAGATGGACcacgaggaggaagaagacgtggACGATCCACAGCAAGACAGTAGATCTGGCCACAGCACTGAGAGTGAGGAAGCCACTGACCAGTCCTCGGGCTCTCCCAGCAGCGAAGGATCTCCTAAGCATGATGATGAAATGGGTGAAGTCTCCCAGGACAACACCGATGACAACACTGATGTTGATGATGGGCATGAGCCACTGAATGAGATCCGCGATGGTGAGTTCCAGTTCCAGGTCCAGAGCTTCCATATTGTGACTGTAAATGCCCGACAAGGCAAGAAGCAGTTCAAGTGTGACGTCTGCACAGGAACCTACCAGCATGCTTTCAGCCTCAAGAGACACTTTCTCAGGACGCACGTTAACTACAAGTACCTGTCAGAAGCAGACATCACAAACTGTAATATCAATCTTAATCTTGTGCGTCAATTGCGGGAAGAAAGCGACTCCTTGCTGGGCACAGCTTTAGGTGAGTCGAAGTTTTTAGGGCTGTATCGTTGCCACCTGTGTTCCGCTCTCTTTGATGTAAGAGATGAATTAAAAGCACATGTGAGCAGCCACGTGGATGATAATGGCCAGAAAGGCTTCAGTTGTGGCCACTGTGAAATGACATTCACTCACCGTCAAAACCTTGTTCGTCACCAGTCCGTCCATTCAGGAGAGAAGCAATTTTTCTGCAAGCATTGTGACAAGAGCTTCCCGAATCCAGCGAACCGACGGCGCCATGAAAAGATTCATGAGAGCTCGGACTTGCCTTTTCCTTGTTCATTTTGTGCAGCTTCATTTGACCATGGTGTGCACCTTCAGAAGCATCTCAGGAAGCACCATCCTGAGCATTACTACCCATGCGAGTTCTGTTCCAAGTTCTTTCTAGAGGAAGGGCAGTTAAAGAAACACAGGGCCACACATCGAGCTCCCATCGAGGGATCAAAAGGATGCAAGCCACCGGAAGCACATGCTGTCTTCAGGCGAAAGCGTGTAAAAGGCTGTGAGTCTGAAAACAAGTACCTCTGCAGCATCTGTAAGCGTAGGTTCACCACATTTATAAGTTTACGCCAGCATAAGATATCTGCCCATGCAGCAGTGCAGCAAGAGAAACGGACCCGTTCCCTGCAGCCACGGAAAGAGCCAATATCTGTCCGATCTCGGTCAGCGAAGCCAGCTGTAAAGGAACTGTCTGAGGAAGAATTCTACATGACAATTGCTCATCGCATCTCTGAAAACCTGCTCTACCACCTGGATGGGAAGTCTACACAGCTCAACATAAAGCACGATCCATGTGCCTTTCCAGAAGAGAAGAGTGAGAAGGCGACTGTTCAGTACAGCATTCATAACTTTCCGGCTGCTTTTGATATCACCCAAATGATGCAGATTTACTCAAACCGTGTTCCATCTAGCAACCATGGAATGTCTAATGATGGCTCAGACAACAGCGAAGAAACAGAGAGTATCTTCCTGGGAGGTTCGCAGCAGGACCACAGCTGGCCTCAAAAGAGCAATGGTGTTGCTAATTTTAGGTCGCAGAAGGCTGGAGAGAATGTGATAGGACGCAACATCCCTGTGACCTTTATATGCTCAGTGTGCGCATCAAAATTTAGTTCAAGGAAGGCCATTGATGAACATAAGATCAACAATCACCCAAATGTTGTTTGTACTCATGTGGAAGTAGAAGGAGAAAACGAAGTGCCCCCTGAATTGTGCTGGACATTCACGAGTCCTGTCGGGTTCCTCCAGAGCAACACAGCCACAATGAGAGCTGACCCAGTTTCAGCACAGGAGAACCTTGTCTGCACAAAGTGCAGCTCAAGCTTCACTTCTCGTGTTGACCTCCACCAGCACATCCTGGACTGTGGCACCAACTCAGGCTTTCAGAAGCAGCTAACTAGGGGTTACAGTGTGCATAGCCGCCTTGGATGCTCTGTGAGGCAGCTTAGCGTGACTAGCAGAGAAGtccaaggaaaaggaaagaagaggCCACACATTTCTGAGAGTCCCTTTGCAGAGGCTAAACGTGCTAAGGCAGGGGTCTGCTCACCTCAGAATGATGAGCAGGCCCTGGATTTGAAGATGCATTCTGGAAACACTCCTGCCCAATCTGTCCCAGACATGGTTGTTGAAGATGACAAATCTTCTGTTGAAAAGCAGGAAGATGCGGTTAAGCAAGTTGAAAGTACAGGACACACAGAAAAGACAGATGATGATGTTTCTGTTTCACAATATGCAGGAGGTGAACATGAAACAATTGTACTTGGCACTGCTGTTGAAAGTGCAGGTGCAGATACTGAAAAAGTGGAAGAATCGGACACATGTGCTGTACAGTTGGACACAGCTGTTGTGCATGACTCTGATAATATGCAACAATCTAGTCCTGAAGAATTAGTTGTCAGTGCAACCAGCAACCACACACATGAGGCTGCACTAGTCGTGGAAAAGACGAATGAAATGCCTCCCAGTGTACCTGAATCATCTATTAAAGATGATGTCTTGCCACAGCTTCGAGAAGACTCATGCGAAGAGGTCAAAGCTGAAAGTGATCAATTTGAGtttgcagacattgagcaggcaCCAtctccaatatttggtgagggtAGAAGAGTCCTGAGAAGCAAGACTGCTGCAGCCAGTAATGCCACTGGTGGTGCTTCGTCTACTCTTGTAAATTCTCACACATGCAGCACCTGCAAGCGAAGCTTTACATATCTGGCCAGCTTGAAAAAACACCTCAGAGATATTTGTCCCAACAAAAAAGTGGCTGGACAAAAGGTTGTAAAGCGACGAAAGGCTGCGAAGATCTCTAGAAAGGAAAGCACTTCAAGTGAAATTCAAACATGCACAGAACCTGTGCAGGATGACACAGACATGAAAAAGGAAAGCACTGAAACTGCCAGTTCTGGCTTGTTAAGTTCAGTGACCTTTCCTGAAGAAGCAGATACAAGTGGTCTTGAACTTCTTGCCAATGCTTCCATAGAGCGGGCAGCCCCCAGCTGCCCCAGTGGGACATCTTGGTCTCCTAGCAGCTGTCCTGTAAATGCACCACCCAGCACTCTGCAGACAAAAGAACCTGAAAATAAAGTGCTGGCTGCACCACCACGCAGGCTTAGAGGAAAAGAACGTTTGGATGACGCCACCTCTGAAGCATGTGACGTTGACCACAAGCCAGATATCAGACCCCACTCACAGGAGCACACCTGCCCCTACTGCCTTCACTCATTTGCCTATCTCTCTAACTACAGAAAGCACCTCCGTGAAGTGTGCCTTTTAAAGAAGAAGGCCAAGCAGAATGGAGACGGCAATGAGTCCGTGTTCAGTGCGAAGACAGCTGGCTCAGACGAGTCTCGTTCTCTTGTGGACAGAGCTGATGGTCCTTCTACTATTACCATGTCCTTCAAGGGACGCATTGAAAATTCAGTCATCAATCTGCTTAGGAACCAGTCAAAACAGGTAGAACTGATTGGAGCCAAGGCAGCTGCAGTTAAGGATCAACCCGGTGGGGCCAATCATTCCTCGCCTAACTTCATGACTTTCTCATGCCCGGTGTGCCACAAGATCTTCCTCTCGTATGTCAAGATGCTACAGCACCGCctttctcacaagcttcagacaGATGAGCCATCAGTAAAGGAGGAGAAGGCAGATGTTCCTGATGCACCGGATTCCCACGATGTAGAAATGCCTTCAGCTGATGATGCAGGACAGGGTTTAGATAATGTACGACGGAGTGATCGCATTCATTCTTCTACATCTACTTCAATTGTGAAAACAGATGAAGATCAGCGCTTCGATGAAATTCTTGTAGGTGTGCGAGGCGGTGAAGGTGTTGAGAACGATGCCCTCGAGGAGGAGCTGAAGAGAGAAGAGCACAACTATGCTGTTTCTCTGGCTGAGCTGGACAGTCTTCCTGATGAAGATGATGGTGAGGATGCAGCTGAAGGGGAGGAAACCAAGGAATCCCCCAGCCCTGTTGAAGTGGCACTTTCAGAAGCAAACACTGAAACCAAGCCAACAGTTACAGCCAAGAAAACTGGTACTGGCAAGAAGAGCCCAGCAAGTGAGAATGGGAGCAAGCCATCTGCTAAGGAGAAGGTGCGGCGCGGAATGCGCAGACTCTCTGGCAGGGCATCTAAGACTACATCCCGGGACAAGCAA CTTTTCCTTAACGAAACACACACGACTGCCCTTGAGTGCCTTCCCAACGCTTCCAGCATGGAACAAGCAGCTCCTAGTGGAGCGGCTAGTAGTGGTACCGCAGATCAGCCACTCTACAATGTGCAGCCAAAAGAGTTTGAAAGTAAGAATCTGGCTGCAGCACGTGGCAAACCCAAACGAGAAGAACCATCATATATATCTGGGCGCAGTGGTCACCATAAGCATGAGATCAAACGCAATGCACAGGAGCACACCTGCCCATATTGCCTTCACCCGTTTGTCCACCTCTCCAACTACCGAAAGCACATTCGCGAAGCATGccttttgaagaaaaagaagaataagcGAAATGAAGACGGCAATGAAGCCGTGATTAGACAAAGGACAACTGGCGCAGATGATTCTCATTCTCTTGAGAGAGCAGATTGCCCTGCCGCTACAAACATGTCCCTTAAAGAGCCAGTTGAGAATTCAGTCATCAACATGCTTAGAAACCAGTCAAAGCAGGTGGAACTGATTGGAGCTCAGGCAGCTGCAGTCAAGGACCAACCTTGTGGGGCCAACCAGTCTCCACCGAATTTCATGACTTTCTCGTGCACGGTGTGCCACAAAATCTTTCTTTCGTATGTCAAGATGTTGCAACACCGCCTTTCCCACAAGCTCCAGACAGATGAGCCATCAGAGAAGGAAGAGAAGACGGATGGGACCGATGCAGTAGCTGGTGTAGAGATGTCTTCAGTGGCTGTAGCAAGACATAGTCTTGGTAGTGGGGGACAAGTTGGTCATGCTGCTACAGCTGTTCTTGTGGTAAAGACAGGTGAAAAGTGCTTCAATGATACTGTCAGTGCACAAGGCACTGAAGGTGTGGAGAGCTCTGTTGTGCAGGGGAAATTCGAGAGAGAAGATCCCAACTGTGTGGTGTCTCTGGCTGAGCTAAACAGTC